A stretch of Allostreptomyces psammosilenae DNA encodes these proteins:
- the alr gene encoding alanine racemase, which yields MSTALRATATIDLNALRDNVRALRARLTGGAGLMAVVKADGYGHGAVPCARAARQAGAAWLGVALPEEAFELRRAGLDGPLLCWLWTPGGPWAQAIEADVDVSVSAPWALAEATAAARAVGRPARVHLKIDTGLGRSGCQPADWPALVAAARAAELDGTARVVGVWSHFACADEPGHPSIQAQLDVYADALEVVERAGLRPEVRHHANSPAALLLPHSHFDLVRTGVAMYGLSPVPQVGSPADFGLRPVMTLSARLASVKSVPGGHGVSYGHHYVTPGPTTLGLVPLGYADGVPRSASGAGPVLVGGKLRTVAGRVAMDQFVVDLGGDRVCDGAEAVLFGTGDAGEPTAEDWARAAGTIGYEIVTRIGARVPRVYVGE from the coding sequence ATGAGTACCGCACTACGCGCCACGGCCACGATCGACCTCAACGCCCTGCGCGACAACGTCCGCGCACTGCGCGCCCGGCTGACCGGCGGCGCCGGGCTGATGGCCGTGGTCAAGGCGGACGGCTACGGCCACGGCGCCGTGCCGTGCGCCCGGGCCGCCCGCCAGGCCGGCGCGGCGTGGCTCGGCGTCGCACTGCCCGAGGAGGCGTTCGAGCTGCGCCGGGCCGGACTCGACGGCCCGCTGCTGTGCTGGCTGTGGACGCCCGGCGGCCCCTGGGCCCAGGCGATCGAGGCCGACGTCGACGTCTCGGTGAGCGCCCCCTGGGCCCTCGCCGAGGCCACCGCGGCCGCCCGCGCCGTCGGCCGCCCGGCACGGGTCCACCTCAAGATCGACACCGGGCTCGGCCGGTCCGGCTGCCAGCCGGCGGACTGGCCCGCCCTGGTCGCGGCGGCCCGCGCCGCGGAGCTGGACGGCACCGCCCGCGTGGTCGGCGTCTGGTCGCACTTCGCCTGCGCCGACGAGCCCGGCCACCCCTCCATCCAGGCCCAGCTGGACGTCTACGCCGACGCCCTGGAGGTCGTCGAGCGCGCCGGGCTGCGCCCCGAGGTACGGCACCACGCCAACTCGCCGGCCGCCCTGCTGCTGCCGCACAGCCACTTCGACCTGGTCCGCACCGGCGTGGCGATGTACGGGCTGTCGCCGGTTCCCCAGGTGGGCTCGCCGGCCGACTTCGGGCTGCGCCCGGTGATGACCCTGAGCGCCCGGCTCGCCTCGGTCAAGAGCGTCCCCGGCGGGCACGGCGTCTCCTACGGCCACCACTACGTCACCCCCGGCCCCACCACCCTGGGGCTGGTGCCGCTCGGCTACGCGGACGGCGTCCCGAGGTCGGCCAGCGGCGCCGGCCCGGTGCTGGTGGGTGGCAAGCTGCGCACCGTGGCCGGACGGGTGGCCATGGACCAGTTCGTCGTCGACCTGGGCGGGGACAGGGTGTGTGACGGGGCCGAGGCGGTGCTGTTCGGCACCGGCGACGCCGGCGAGCCGACGGCCGAGGACTGGGCGCGCGCCGCCGGCACGATCGGGTACGAGATCGTCACCCGGATCGGCGCGCGGGTGCCGCGGGTGTACGTGGGGGAGTGA